GCAAACATGACAGATGCTTTACAAGCAACATCTAATGCAATACTATGTGATCTGTTCCTTTAAACGATGTTCTTCATCTAAACAGTGTTTAATATTCTCTGCAGTGGTGGTAATAAGATGACCTTTAAttgcagaaacacaaaaaagatTGTTGGATACCTGGGCAACGAGGTAAGCGCTACCCTCATTCCTCGTCACGTCAACTTAAGCCGTGCGAGCACAGAAGACTACCAGCTTATGACCAGCATCATCCGTGACGTCATGGAGAATGATTATCCTCGCCTGGGACTGGACAGCTGTGATATCAAAGAGGAACTTAACAAGGTAGGACTTCAGTAGCTCGGGATGCCTACACAGAACATGCTGTAAATTATTTACTGGTTTATATTAGTAAACATGACAAATTTTATTATCCAGTATCATATCTATCATGGTTAACAtttttatgaatgaataaataaatttattcattcatcttctaccgcttatccgaactacctcgggtcacggggagcctgtgcctatctcaggcgtcatcgggcatcaaggcaggatacaccctggacgaagtgccaacccatcgcagggcacacacactctcattcactcacacactcacacactacggacaattttccagagatgccagtcaacctaccatgcatgtctttggaccgggggaagaaaccggagtacccggaggaaacccccgaggcacggggagaacatgcaagctccacacacacaaggcggaggcgggaatcgaacccccaaccctggaggtgtgaggcgaacgtgctaaccactaagccaccgtgcccgaataaataaattaattattcaaataattaATCATGCCTCTAAAACTGCCCCATACAAGTGCATGGTTTTGCTGTGAAAGTTTATAATTTTGATATAGTAACCCAAACCAACTGATTCATATGAAAGCTGCAATTTCACCCAAGCCTGTAATCGCATTAGTTGTATCAATTGTATCGTATAGATAGAATGACAAGAAACTGAAACAGGATTTAAGCTTCAATGCCATGGATAACACCAGAACAGCACCAagctttaatctttattttatgcTCTTAATCAGAATTCAGtgttccttttatttaaaaaaaaaaagcaatgaaaatatcttgaatatagtcAAATGTctctaatattttattcatatacccaatataagattattaaatattattaaacctAGATATTATTTACTAATGACAAATAGTATAATCCTATTGGCAGAAAATTTTAGAATTCAGTTTTATGAACTCAAAAAATGGCGGGACAAATTTGACTATATTCAAGCCAATTTAACTTAGAAGTAATTCCTCAAACTTTCAACTATAAACAAGTGgaaatggctaaaaaaaaaaacaacaacaaaataaaagctgtcTGAGAGCTTCTGAGAGAGTCTGGAGCTGTGGAAGGAATAGAATGTTCATCCTTCTGGTCAACTTTCATCTGCTgcatcaatttatttattcaccacTAGGTGGCAGAGGAACTATAGCCgcattcacactgcaagtcttaatgctcaattcggatattttgctcagatctgatttttttgtttggctgttcacattgccttttaaaatgtggcctatatcagataccagtgtgaactgtttgctgtttcgaactaaCGAACAATAACGTCACAcacagcacgccgttgcgctaaagttggcgaggttatggaagaagtaagcattttcgcttttctttctaattgtttgtgtaatggcagcacagagacgcagtgttttaaaaattttcgaatgtcgagggcaacttttgattactTGATTACttgcgtagtcacgtttgtgtgcgtactcgccgacGCATAATTCTGACTAATGTTGATGTAGACTGAAGTAAAAGCcacatcaaatccgccttggttgttcacaccgcggccacattggaaaaaaatcaaatttgggtctgattcaggaccacatatggaagtggtctgaatctgatttgaaaaaatcagatctgggctagatttgagtgttcacactactcctgaaaaatcagatttgggccacttttacctgcagtgtgaacaggGCCTATGTGTTCAGGTTTTCTGTCTGTCAGGCAAACACATTGGGAACAACACAGTCTAGACTTTTTCCCAGCAGCAACATCCAACACATCAAAatagtgatggtgtgtgatggtgggtgagtgacagtgagagtgggtaaatgagtgaatgggtgacggtgagtgagtgaattggtgacagtgagtgagtgatggtggGTGAATTGGTGAGTTATGAGGACTATAAAGTGCTTGACAAAAGGTACAATCAAGTTGCTGATCAGGACTTGCATCAGCATTAATGCGGACAGacaaagatattttaaaatggCTCTCTCACATGGCTGAACCAGTGGTGTGTGGTTGGTGTCTGCTAGGGTGATGCTTTAATTTCCTgctgacacacaaagacaaaactaCTCAcataatttgacctttattcCAGACAGCAACGCAGTTTGGTATTCAGTTGTAGTTGTTCAGCATGTCCCCAAACCCTCTGTACATAGGGTATTTTTACATAAATGCCTTCcaacattttataaaagtttTCCTAAACTTTTCATATGTAGTTTATAATCTATATTTTTAGATAGCTCTTAAAAATGTAAGAAGGCCTTAGTGTACCAGGAAATGATACAGCACAAAGATCATTGAAATGAATGCATCCAGTTGTTGCTCATGATATGATGAGTCTGTTTACAATGGTAATTATATAGAGgatgtttattaaatacatttatattttgctAAAAAGTATTACAGTCTGAAGAGTTTAACCTTTAATCTATTCTGAAGTTAATCACAGAGAACTGTAGCTTTTTGCATCACTTGtaattttcatttacttttgagACAACAGTGATACTAAAtgatattaatgtaataatgagTTCAGCATGATGAATTTGATTGTCTTAAATTCATACATGCTGAAAAATGCTATAAAGCAAATGGTTAGCAAATATGCTGCTTCTCTTTCCGTCTCTCTCAGGCAGTGCAGGGCACAGGACTCGCTTTCATTGCCTTCACTGAGGCCATGACCCACTTCCCTGCCTCTCCTTTCTGGTCAGTCATGTTCTTCCTCATGTTGGTGAACCTGGGGCTGGGTAGTATGTTTGGCACAATCGAAGGCATCATCACACCCCTTGTGGATACTTTTAAAGTGCGCAAGGAATACCTGACAGGTCAGAGTCAAGctcagacatcacacacatgcatgtacacaTTTTATGGTGTAGTAAACACCGTCATTCACATGCTCTTCCTCTGGCCTTCTTACAGTCGGCTGCTGTTTGCTGGCATTCAGTATTGGTCTAATATTTGTCCAGCGATCAGGCAACTACTTTGTATCCATGTTTGATGACTACTCTGCTACGCTGCCTCTCCTCATCGTAGTCGTTCTGGAAAACGTGGCTGTAGCCTGGGTCTATGGCACTGAAAAGTATGTCACTTGCAAAGAaggtgtttttctgtgttttgctCAAAGGTGTAGGTGCCCTCTGTTGGTTAATACAGAATGTCCATAGGGTGCTATGCAGAGAAAAACATCACAGTTGTCAACAGTTAATGATGACCAGTCAAAGTGAAACAAACACAATCGAGGAAACGGTTTTAACATTATTTGTAACATCCTATTACAAAAGTCTGGAACAATGGTTGTGTCAAAAGGTGTTGTAAGAAGcagatgtaaaatgtaatatacaaGCAACTAAATTATTTGCACTTGCTCTAACCCAGCCTTCAACTGACCAGATGTGCCCATTTTCCTCTAGGTTTTTCAAGGATCTAAAGGACATGCTGGGTTTCACTCCTTTCCGTTATTACTACTACATGTGGAAGTATGTtactcctctgctgctgctaacCTTGCTGTCTGTTAGCGCTTACCAGCTTGGCAGGAATCCTCCCAGCTACAGTGCCTGGAACCAGGAGCTGGTTGGTCCTTTATGTATTTGTAGGGCTTGAGGATTGGTCTGGAGTTTGTTGGATGATACATAATTAAAATCAGGActgaagcttttgttttttgagtCATATCATTGTTATCCGTTTGTCTTTCAGGCTCAGGAAAGATCACTCGGTTATCCTCCATGGGGCCTGGCTGTCTGTATCTCACTAGTGATCGCTGCAATTTTGCCTGTccctgtggtgtttgtgttgcgGTATTTCAACTGTATTGACGAGCAGACCAGCGGCTTGTCCTCTATCTCCTACAAGAAGGGCCGGATCATTAAAGAAAGTGTTCACAGAACAAGGCAAGAGGAGGGAGATGACACCAGTCTTCTCCAGGGAAAGACACCAAGTGACGCTCCTTCTCCCATGCCACCTAATAGTATGAACCGTAAACAGAGCAGCTCCACGGCTCAGGCCGAGTCTGCCTCCAACGGCCATTTCAGCATCGGGTATCTCATGGCTGACATGCCAGATATGCCAGAGTCAGACTTATGAAGGCAAATCATGTTTTTTCTCTCAGAGCTCAAGTTCAGGGCTTACATGTGAACATAAATCAGTTCATTTGCCATTCCACAGTATCTGTGATCCAAAATTAACATTCCATCTCACCTGTATTAGCGCACAGATCTTTACACCCACCCTTCAATTCACCTCCTCTACCCCTACCACTCATTCTGTTGTCATGAAAAACAGCATTTCATCTATAGCTACTGTAGACACACATGTAGCCCTACACATTGCCCAGGTCTTGTGCACACCCTTTCTTTCCCTGTTTCCTCTCAGGTCACAGGAGATGTTTAACCTCTGGGTTTAATTCTGTAAATACTGATCATGTATGGAGTAAAGACAGTTACTGATCACTAACACGATTAGAAACAGCTTAGCAGCTTTGAAAGCTTTTAGAATGTACTGTAAGCATCAAATGTGAAATAACAtgcaatattacatttattaggTACAGTTATGATGTGCACCATACGAATGACGTAAAAACGATTGTTCAATTAATGTGTGcctaataatttgtttatacattGCAGCTGTTGTAAATTTTAAGCtattctgtaaatatatattatatttatctgAGGATAGTTTGAATATCAAAACATGCTTttggtaaaaaacaaacaaacaaacaaacaaaaaaatccctaAATGCTatcttgttttatgtttatgtaatgTCTCTCTATGGCTGTTTGGcagtttattaaatgtaaataattttcctTGAAAATGCTTTGACTTTGTCCCCCCAgtattacaattaaaaataacaaaaaacacagcCAAGCAAGTTATTTTTTGTTCAGTCcacatattttattgtttgacCATCTGTTAACTTGGGAGAAGGTATAAATTATAACAGCCAGTGTAATTATGTAAGATCTTGGTTACAACTTTCAATCACAGCAGACAAATGCAAAGCACATTCTCAAaaccacattaaaaaaagaatctaaaTACAAATTGATGTATTGTATTAATCtaatgtgctaaaaaaaaatttgatccAAATTTACTTGGGTATTTTCAATAAAGTCTAAAAACCcacaaaaactaaataaaacataaaacccTGTTAAAATCCATTAAAACGTTATCATAGATTACGTAGTCATTACTTTGCTAGCATGTGTAGTACATTGTGCTCTTTCCCTGATTTATAAACTTCAAGCTCATTTAACGGACTACTCGGGAGCTAAAGAAGGTCAGTGCATGCACAATATGATCAGATTGATAAGCAGATATTATAATAGCAGCTGATATGATTCTATTGGAGAGTATTGAGTTTTTCCTGCATCCATTCTGACTCCTTTCCTACCATTTGTTCAAAAAGACAAGCCTACAGTTTGATGGGCCTAAATGGCCTTAGCAAAGCCCACTCGGTTTTCCTCACGATCAAACAGGGTGTAGTACTGTCCGATGAACACATCACCCAGGATCCAGAGCGGCCCAGCAGGAGGAGGGATATCTAGTGCCATGAATCCACTCAAACAGATTTCTCTACCAGCTTGGCTCTcctgtttacacacaaacacgaaaaGTTCATTAACCAAGAGGAAAATCAGTCACACTAGTGGTGATAGTATGTGGAATGTGGTTCGagcaaaaatgaaagaaaaaaaagcttttcaagaacaacctttcatttaaaatggagCACGGAAGTGGGTTTTAAAACAAACCGTTTTCACGTGACCTACCTTAAGAATGTACTGTTCTCCAGTCAGTGTGTAGGTCTGTCCACCCAAACTGAAGGAAATGGTAGGAAGGGAAGGCACCTTCTTGCAGTCAACCATGTACTATCAAGAAACAAAAACTTTTAGCAATAATCCCTGAAAAGGGATTTGTTATAAACACAAGACTTTAACCTTGGATACCTAAAATTCAATTTACACAAACAAGTCTACATAAATCATTAGTACAAGTCTTGTGTAAACATTCAAGGAGTTCAGTGTTGTACAAGAGCCCAAATATCTTTAATCTTCTACCTCTCCCTGGATCAGAGGAATCGCTCCAATGGCCTTCTGGAGAGCCTTGACCTCAGCCGCAGGTCCAGTGATGAGAGACGTGCCAGTGTCCACAATGGCCTCGCAGCCTCCTTTACAAAGGTTCAGCTGACTGCCAATGGTCATGCTGGTGGCAgaaggaaagggagagagaaaaaaaaaagcaagcagcACACCTGTTAGACCAGCTAACTTCTTACTTTAATAACAATTTATGAAAGGGGAAAAACTAAACTTGTCCCAAACACATTGTACCGAAAAGGTAAAAAATAgtgaatacatacagtattataatttatattataataataagaagaagaagaagaagaagaagaattcagacctagggggaaaaaaaaaaaaaaaaaaaaaacttccgcAGCAATCATGAGATAATGAAAGTATTGAGAAACCAGTAGATTTTTTAGACCATGTGACAGTTTCTGACTCGAGGTCTGCACAAACATCAACTTTCTCTTAAAAAAGTTAGACAGAAACATGAGATTGCAGTTAGGATGACAAAGCACTCACCCATCCATGTGAATCTGCCAGTAGGCCTGTCGGGAGATGTTTACATAGTGAAAATCTCCAGTGTAGTACTTTGGGTCTGTGCCTCCCAACAAGAGTTCACCACCAGGCTGAGTATCTGGGTTCCTACAAATGAATCATACAAACAAACCAATAATCAACGTGCTCACTTAAATATCAAAAGGtacaaaaaaactaattttacaCAAGATTTACAGTCTTAAAAGAAACTTCATCACTATGATTAACTCCTGTCTAGTCAGCCCAATGGTAAAAGAAGCATGATAACCCAGAGCCATGTGATCATTGTTTGCTAAATCAGATAAATATGGCTAAAACtttttgaaatttgacacaCCATCACTGACCCAGAAACCTACTCTCTTTATTCAGCAGATTCGAATATACAACACTGCTGACTTCACTTTTCATTCAAGTCTTTCAGTCACATGTTTACTTAATTATCAATGTACCATCATATGTACACTGTTTCTGACAAATACAATGCAAACCTGTTTAGATAGAAAGAGAAGACATTCTTCTCCAGTTTCTTCTGGCTCATCATCATGTCAAAGACTGGAGGAACCCCTTCTACAGAAATGCGAGGGTATGCCATACCCAGGATACCGTCAAACTTTGCAGCGATGAAGGCAACTCCTGGCTGCTTGATGGCCTCACCAAATATCTGCTTCTGTACAGCAAGGTCTCCAATCTGCaagaagatttttttccccaacatcAACATACAACACAGCCACCCAGAGGCTGATTTGTAAGAGATAATTATGTGAACATGTACACAACTTCATGCatattctgtgtttttgttagTGCCTTGTGCATGTCCTCCGAACTCTTCTGTACCTCAGATACATGTTCTGTCTAGTCTACTCTACCGAGTTTTCTAGTAAATATTTCATGATCATgacaatcagaatcagaatgagctttattgccaggcatgtttaCACATGCAAGTTATTTGTTATAGTGACAGAACACCCACTGCAGAAGGTTTTAAACGGAGCTTGTCAGTGTGTTTAGCAATGCTGTGCATGAAATCATGAGACCTTACAGCACAATTTAGAAACCAGATGGACTGGATTCTGTCTATTCTGGCATACAAATCTAGCAGAcgcttacatacatacatacatacatactgaaGCATGTCTATAAACAATGGTGCTTGTGTAGCAGCTGCACACATGTATAGTGAAGTATATTTGCAACTAAAAACCAAGATTTACCTTATCCTACAGTGTAATTTCACTAATGATTTTGATAGACAGGTAgagaaatagatagacagacatcaAAACTTACCGTGCAGATATCCTGGCTGAGGTAGCCAGAGAGACTCCCAGAGCCATATTGAATTGCAAAAGCAGTGCCGTTCTTAACATACGTGCTGGATTTGGCCCCATTATACTTGTGATGAAGCACTGGAAAATCAGAAACACAACTTGCACCAAACTGGCCAGTGACCAACATCATGCATTCAACAACAGCATAAATAATTTACCAACACTACAAATAACACTATTTTATGCAGTGTCCAAGTATTGACTTACAGCATGCAATGTCTGTAAGGGAGCAGTGGACAGAAGGAACCCACAAGTTGGAGGATCCGGTGTCAAACACCACAGTGAAGGTCTGGATTGGAGTGCCAAGACCTATCTCACCATAGTATTGGGCCTTGGAAAGggaaacaaaagcacacacaccacctcagaTTTTGCTTGACTGGTCAGGATAAATGTAGTGAATTTTACCACATCACAAAGAAATTAAACTTTTACCCAGCCagcatggggggaaaaaacccaaGGTGCTTGCCAAAGCAGATTGGGGTAGTTCTCCTTTTGTTGAGAGCATGACTAACAATCTCATGATAAGCAAACATGAACAATCAAATACTTTCAAAAATCATGACAGAACAAATTTCAAGATCATTCTTGCAGAAGTCAGTCATAAAAAGCTAATTCTTTAGCATGCCTAGTCACAAAATCTCATTTTCTGAAGTGAAACATTTAACTTCTGAATGACTTCCTTCCTGCAGGCCTTGCAGAATGCAACAAACAACTTCCTCTGTAGTACACACTCAGCATTCATTGCAACATCATTTCCAAGCTCAAATAGTAGCAGTGCCATTGTACAAATAGTGCAATTATGCGCTATAATTGCTTTTCAATGCGCTATAATCAATCAGACCAAAATAAGGCGCTTCAGAAAACGACAAAAAGGACCTCTCATTTAACAAACAGTCAAGAAGATTAATGAACCTGGACAAAAGTACTACAATCTAGTGTTGATCAGTCATCACTGTTTTGTTTAAAGAGTAAACACAGGCCACACTCACATCTAGGTAATTCTTTAGGGTTTCAGGGGTTGGTCCAGATTTGGATGGGAAACCCAGGttgtattttgtttgctttgagGTGGCCAAGAGTTCCTCCACAGCTCGACCTGAATCGGACATTGAGCGCCTTAAGGAACGAAACTTCGTTAGGGGAATCCTGTAACAGAATACAGAAAGGTTAAATCTTTAGCACTCACACACCATTCAATAGGAGCTGAAAGGTACCACCAAAACAAACTCATGGCAAACCTGGAAAAACAGCATCAGTTCCATAATGCTGACAATCTCTTATAACAGAATTATCTAGATTTGGCACAGTTTGAGCTCTTACCTGAAATCCCagcattaaacaaaaacatttcccaAATCTCATGAGCCTCAAATGCAAAGGCTTTACACAAGGCAGgattaactatttatttgtaacaaaataaaagataaaaggcAACTTGTAAAACTCGTAAAAATGACATCCAGTTGTCTTCGTGGAATTAAAACTATAGACTTTACAGTAAGGGGTGGTCTGTCGGCctcagtctttctgtctctctcacactgtgtgtgtgtgtcacacacactgtgtgtctgtctcactgtgtgtgtgtgtgtgtctgtctcactctcactctgtgtgcgtctctctcactctgtttctctcacacagGCTGTgtttgtctcactctcacactgtgtgcgtctctctcactctgtttctctcacacagGCTGTgtttgtctcactctcacactgtgtgtatgtctcactgtgtgtgtgtttctgtggtcaGTCTATGTTCCAGTACAAACACATTTGAAGGTGTGAAGTTTCCTCTGCCGTTTGTGGAACGTTAAAGAAACTGTATGACGCTATttcaagtaaaataaataacattagtCTTTTAAAATTACTGACAAATGTAAGTTTTATTTCATATGCAGATTAGTGCTACAAAAACACCACCACTAGGTTTATTTGTCGTGTCCCGTTAATTAAACCACTTTACACCGTTTACGTgtcgaatcagaatcaggtttactGGCTAaatgtgttgacacacacaaggaatttggtgtgTGTACTTGTTATCTAAATCTAGTACAGAGTTTTGCTGAGTCACACGTCAACATAAAGACGGTAATTCAGCTCAGATAAATGAGACAAATATCAGGAAAATAATCTGTAGGTTATGTTACTAAGTTCAGTGGCTCTCAGTCCAAATAAACACAGGGTTCATATCCTGGGTCTCTTTAGCTAACGAGCTAACAAGCTAACTGTGGCTCTTTTATAcacaacaacatcatcatccggcgctgaataaaaacaacactaatCTCACCTAATAACTGCGTCGGTTGTCCATGTAACAAGAGCCAGGAGCAGCAGAAAGCCGAGCTTCATATTGTTAGCTAGTGAagatctatacacacacacacacagagagagagaaagaacacagTTCTAGTGTATAAATTCCCTGCAACAAGCTGCTTTAAAAGACCAACGGCTTCGGTCACTTGACTCCAGTGACGACACGGTCACGTGACCACAAGCACGCGACCTGGGTGTGTTGCACAATAAAGGTGTAGGTTCTTTATGGTTCCTTATGGTGCCCAGGTTAGCTGGGGGACTTTGTTATGCTGTAGCACGCAGTGTTTTTCAATGTTTTATCATACGCATattgaccacacacacacacacatcctggtGAGGATTTTGTTGCCATTATTATAAATGCAACTAATTTATACTATGTACACTTAACCCCAActaacggagagagagagagagagagagagagacacgcacaaacacagagagacagatagagatagagagagagaaagagagagagcgtgagagaaagagagacccAACAACAGAGACCCGCTATTAATGCTTGATCTAAATTGTCATGCATTCTTATCATCATGGAGACATTTGGCCGGCTTggttgctctctctcacacacacaaattcacacctTCCCCTTCTTTGACATACAACTAGTGAaagaatacaaaacaaaaacaaaatgctgacTTGGTGACATTTGTTAACTCAAGTATTCAAAGAGTACATATattacaagcaaacaaaaaaatgtgattttctgtGTAGGGGATTACAAACAGGTTGTTcatgaacatactgtatatatatatatgttaataatatattattatataataatacatatacatatatatatataaaatatagaacaaTAGAGATCACAGATGAAAATACTTATCAAGTTTGTGGAGTTCAATGCTAGCCATGTTAAACACAAGCTGAAAactcatttttacttttaatcatAATTCCACTTACATATTAGCAGACAGATTttatttggcacaggttttatgccagatgctCTTTCTGACACAACCTTCCTATTTTATCCAGGCTTCAGACAGGCACTGAGAGTTGAtccttcagtggctgggttgaTTTACTCCCTAGGAATCTACCCCAGGACATGGCAATGAAAATGCAGGATCCTGCCCTGGACCACCAGGGGAGGTTACAGATGGATGCACCATACCAAATTTAAGCTAGATCAGACGGATACGAAATACAGTACCCGAGAAACAGTTAtctgattaaataaatcaacctAAACATATTCactataaacttta
Above is a window of Tachysurus vachellii isolate PV-2020 chromosome 9, HZAU_Pvac_v1, whole genome shotgun sequence DNA encoding:
- the ctsd gene encoding cathepsin D — its product is MKLGFLLLLALVTWTTDAVIRIPLTKFRSLRRSMSDSGRAVEELLATSKQTKYNLGFPSKSGPTPETLKNYLDAQYYGEIGLGTPIQTFTVVFDTGSSNLWVPSVHCSLTDIACLLHHKYNGAKSSTYVKNGTAFAIQYGSGSLSGYLSQDICTIGDLAVQKQIFGEAIKQPGVAFIAAKFDGILGMAYPRISVEGVPPVFDMMMSQKKLEKNVFSFYLNRNPDTQPGGELLLGGTDPKYYTGDFHYVNISRQAYWQIHMDGMTIGSQLNLCKGGCEAIVDTGTSLITGPAAEVKALQKAIGAIPLIQGEYMVDCKKVPSLPTISFSLGGQTYTLTGEQYILKESQAGREICLSGFMALDIPPPAGPLWILGDVFIGQYYTLFDREENRVGFAKAI